Proteins encoded by one window of Arachis hypogaea cultivar Tifrunner chromosome 1, arahy.Tifrunner.gnm2.J5K5, whole genome shotgun sequence:
- the LOC112695432 gene encoding probable inactive poly [ADP-ribose] polymerase SRO5 isoform X1 — protein MERRTYDDSANLASEISISDYASGDEDSSVSDCESSVSGDARNMFDERFVRLSEGDKARDLVQTRLVKGLASCGLKSNVVSVHRNAWRSVMAKARVQCFQIFARAVAKLRGGDPNVKYAWYGASSKEEVEDIIEHGFGGKMPLRDGLRLSPDDSPLKSVKSCGVDKDGVRHVILCRVILGRVEMVPRGSDPCGSSSEDYDSGMDGSFSSPEGYVIWSQRVNTHVLPEFVISFKLHPSKGNVRIEEPLKPSSPWMPFPALISVLSKILPSSDIALISKFHKDYKENKISRHQLIQKVRVIVGDKLLVAAIKSFREKKIPASFKHARSWQPENHLGGQNTVSFMNCVSGLKEGRNTERDIRPY, from the exons ATGGAGAGACGGACTTACGATGACTCCGCGAATTTGGCGTCGGAGATCTCAATTTCAGATTACGCCAGCGGCGACGAAGACTCCTCGGTTTCAGATTGCGAGAGCAGCGTCTCCGGTGATGCACGCAACATGTTCGATGAAAGGTTCGTGAGACTCTCCGAAGGAGACAAGGCTCGCGACCTCGTTCAGACCAGATTAGTTAAGGGACTAGCATCGTGCGGGTTGAAATCCAACGTCGTTTCGGTTCACAGAAATGCGTGGCGTTCTGTAATGGCGAAGGCGCGTGTTCAGTGCTTCCAGATCTTCGCGCGTGCCGTTGCGAAATTGCGTGGCGGCGATCCCAACGTGAAGTATGCATGGTATGGTGCTTCGAGCAAGGAAGAGGTTGAAGACATTATTGAGCACGGTTTCGGTGGGAAGATGCCTCTCCGTGACGGACTTCGTCTTTCGCCGGATGATTCTCCTCTCAAAAG TGTGAAAAGCTGTGGCGTTGACAAAGATGGTGTGAGGCATGTGATTCTGTGCCGCGTTATCTTGGGGAGAGTGGAGATGGTGCCACGTGGCTCCGATCCATGCGGTTCAAGTTCGGAAGATTATGATTCCGGTATGGACGGCAGCTTCTCATCTCCCGAGGGGTACGTCATTTGGAGTCAACGGGTCAACACGCATGTCTTGCCTGAATTCGTTATAAGCTTTAAACTTCATCCCTCAAAAG GTAATGTGAGGATTGAAGAGCCTTTGAAACCTTCTTCCCCTTGGATGCCATTCCCCGCTCTGATTTCTGTGCTTTCTAAGATTTTGCCTTCCTCTGATATTGCCTTGATTTCCAAGTTTCACAAAGATTATAAA GAAAATAAAATTTCACGGCATCAATTGATACAGAAAGTAAGAGTAATAGTAGGAGACAAACTGCTCGTTGCGGCCATCAAATCTTTTAGGGAGAAG AAAATACCTGCAAGCTTTAAACATGCAAGGTCATGGCAACCGGAAAACCATCTTGGTGGACAGAATACGGTGTCTTTTATGAACTGTGTTAGTGGATTGAAGGAAGGGAGGAATACAGAACGTGATATAAGGCCTTACTAA
- the LOC112695432 gene encoding probable inactive poly [ADP-ribose] polymerase SRO5 isoform X2 — translation MFDERFVRLSEGDKARDLVQTRLVKGLASCGLKSNVVSVHRNAWRSVMAKARVQCFQIFARAVAKLRGGDPNVKYAWYGASSKEEVEDIIEHGFGGKMPLRDGLRLSPDDSPLKSVKSCGVDKDGVRHVILCRVILGRVEMVPRGSDPCGSSSEDYDSGMDGSFSSPEGYVIWSQRVNTHVLPEFVISFKLHPSKGNVRIEEPLKPSSPWMPFPALISVLSKILPSSDIALISKFHKDYKENKISRHQLIQKVRVIVGDKLLVAAIKSFREKKIPASFKHARSWQPENHLGGQNTVSFMNCVSGLKEGRNTERDIRPY, via the exons ATGTTCGATGAAAGGTTCGTGAGACTCTCCGAAGGAGACAAGGCTCGCGACCTCGTTCAGACCAGATTAGTTAAGGGACTAGCATCGTGCGGGTTGAAATCCAACGTCGTTTCGGTTCACAGAAATGCGTGGCGTTCTGTAATGGCGAAGGCGCGTGTTCAGTGCTTCCAGATCTTCGCGCGTGCCGTTGCGAAATTGCGTGGCGGCGATCCCAACGTGAAGTATGCATGGTATGGTGCTTCGAGCAAGGAAGAGGTTGAAGACATTATTGAGCACGGTTTCGGTGGGAAGATGCCTCTCCGTGACGGACTTCGTCTTTCGCCGGATGATTCTCCTCTCAAAAG TGTGAAAAGCTGTGGCGTTGACAAAGATGGTGTGAGGCATGTGATTCTGTGCCGCGTTATCTTGGGGAGAGTGGAGATGGTGCCACGTGGCTCCGATCCATGCGGTTCAAGTTCGGAAGATTATGATTCCGGTATGGACGGCAGCTTCTCATCTCCCGAGGGGTACGTCATTTGGAGTCAACGGGTCAACACGCATGTCTTGCCTGAATTCGTTATAAGCTTTAAACTTCATCCCTCAAAAG GTAATGTGAGGATTGAAGAGCCTTTGAAACCTTCTTCCCCTTGGATGCCATTCCCCGCTCTGATTTCTGTGCTTTCTAAGATTTTGCCTTCCTCTGATATTGCCTTGATTTCCAAGTTTCACAAAGATTATAAA GAAAATAAAATTTCACGGCATCAATTGATACAGAAAGTAAGAGTAATAGTAGGAGACAAACTGCTCGTTGCGGCCATCAAATCTTTTAGGGAGAAG AAAATACCTGCAAGCTTTAAACATGCAAGGTCATGGCAACCGGAAAACCATCTTGGTGGACAGAATACGGTGTCTTTTATGAACTGTGTTAGTGGATTGAAGGAAGGGAGGAATACAGAACGTGATATAAGGCCTTACTAA